CTGGGCCGGGGTTTATCCCACCTGATCAGCAATAAAAACAGCACCGCGATCGCCGAGGCTACCGGTGAAGCTGAAACCGAAACCGCCGTGGTCGACGGTGAGTTGAAGGAGTTGCCGATAGAGTTTTTGCAGCGCGGCCGCTACCAGCCACGCCGGGATTTTCCACAGGAATCCCTGCAAGAGCTGGCGGACTCGATACGCGCCCAGGGCATTATGCAGCCGATCGTTGTGCGCGGTATCGGTGAGCAGAGCTATGAAATCATCGCCGGTGAACGGCGCTGGCGCGCGGCCCAATTGGCGGGACTGGAGAAAGTGCCGGCACTGGTGCGCAGCGTTTCCGATGAAGCTGCCATCGCTATGGCGCTGATTGAAAATATCCAGCGCGAAGACCTGAATCCGGTAGAGGAAGCTGTAGCCCTCAAGCGTTTACAGGATGAGTTCAAGCTGACCCAGCAGGAAGTGGCCGATGCGGTGGGCAAATCCCGTACCGCAGTAACCAACCTGTTGCGACTGTTAAGCCTCAGTGAAGAGGTGCGGACTTTCCTGGAGCGTGGCGATCTGGAGTTGGGGCACGCCAAAGCTCTGCTCGGTCTATCCGGTGCCACCCAGCGCTCCGCTGCGCGCCAGGTGGTCGAGCGCAGCCTTACCGTGCGCCAGACAGAGGCGCTGGTGCGCCGTTTACAACAGCCGGCTGCCCCCGCACCGGAAAAACCGAAGCCCGACCCCAATATCCGTCGCCTGACTGAGC
This DNA window, taken from Microbulbifer sp. VAAF005, encodes the following:
- a CDS encoding ParB/RepB/Spo0J family partition protein, with the protein product MAAKRKGLGRGLSHLISNKNSTAIAEATGEAETETAVVDGELKELPIEFLQRGRYQPRRDFPQESLQELADSIRAQGIMQPIVVRGIGEQSYEIIAGERRWRAAQLAGLEKVPALVRSVSDEAAIAMALIENIQREDLNPVEEAVALKRLQDEFKLTQQEVADAVGKSRTAVTNLLRLLSLSEEVRTFLERGDLELGHAKALLGLSGATQRSAARQVVERSLTVRQTEALVRRLQQPAAPAPEKPKPDPNIRRLTERLAEKVGVPVSIDHNDKGNGRLVLKYTTLEELDGILAHLGYAED